The window CCAACCAAACAAAATCCATCCAAATATGAAGAAAGAATACTATGAGAATTCCTGAGAATGCCCAAATTAGCATTGCATCTGAAATCAATTTGAGTCCTATTGTAAGCCACCAAATGATGAAAAATGGATTAAATGCACTTAACACTATTCCTGTAATTAATGGGCCTTGTTTTGGAACTGATTCTTTGTTTTTTCTTTTTTGAAATACTGTTCTAATTTGTAAACTTGCAAATCCAAAAAGTGTAATGGAACCAACAATTGAAACTATTGTTTTAAATTCTGGAAATGCTTCTAACGAAAAAATTCCTATTCCTAACACAATTACTAATGGAAATTCCACAATTGAATGTCCTATTGCCATCTTCAATCCTGATTTACTATCTTTTTGTAATCCATATGATACGTTAGCTACAAAAAGTGGTCCTGGCGCCATGACTCCTGACGCTGAAATTACAATAACCATTACGACAAATTCAAAAATCTGTACCAATCTGCAATTTTACTTATTTATTATAAAATAAATTTGATTGACTCTCTACATGTACATAGAATCTTTGAGATGTTGTGATTCTTCTTGAGTTTCTTTGATGATGATTTCAGCTTTTTCTGCTTCTTTCTCTAATGATGGAATATTACATGATACCCCTGGAATCAATTTTGACATTGTCATACATAACTGCGCACTTGATTTAAAATCTGGACCTTGACCATTTGAATGAAATACTATGACAATCACGTCTTGTCCTGAAATATTCCCTTCGTTAAGAAGTATTCCTGGAATTCCCGGTATTGTTCCATGTTCTAATACTTTCAAACCTGCTTCTTTGATCTTGCTTCTGGCAGACTCTGTACTTCCG is drawn from Nitrosopumilus sp. and contains these coding sequences:
- a CDS encoding LysE family transporter, which gives rise to MVQIFEFVVMVIVISASGVMAPGPLFVANVSYGLQKDSKSGLKMAIGHSIVEFPLVIVLGIGIFSLEAFPEFKTIVSIVGSITLFGFASLQIRTVFQKRKNKESVPKQGPLITGIVLSAFNPFFIIWWLTIGLKLISDAMLIWAFSGILIVFFLHIWMDFVWLGGTSFLISKSSQILSNRNYKMLMFGLSLVLIYFGISFLIDVIS